The following proteins are encoded in a genomic region of Maniola jurtina chromosome 17, ilManJurt1.1, whole genome shotgun sequence:
- the LOC123873687 gene encoding uncharacterized protein LOC123873687 produces MHTDFTRDITIEKYRQLVPQKRSKRGLINPLGSIIKVITGNLDHDDAIKYDELTSKLNRNQIIISKKLTIVSKMFDSFINVTETMNVNSVHFHNRLTKVETLLKDLAAKQNNWIFITYLTGLFSVFTSSFRAIFVRLSEIETALALSKISILHQSIVNSTELLYHLNVISNSKTLAIIPKYPYLLAKGIKYLPLVKPCQSFSTGNQFLCTADNRALYYELTCIEQLMKFEDDLISCKQHQVQIEKIKVQQINPNSWLLYSRLRTTLTKRCGHEVSKQLVFGTYLITIDEPCELEIYGIRLHHRTIVESDNMKRIPIITLPQLKANATLSGASVVNMEEISLDEVKYMAFSLKHSAVVESVLNDQKDSKFSVILGYLTSGFVVLSIFVFLCYVWLKSPKCSLFKKNHRNDSKNDPSDNFPLRDGGVMARPSVLD; encoded by the exons ATGCATACAGACTTTACCCGCGACATAACTATAGAAAAATATAGACAATTAGTTCCACAGAAACGTTCTAAGAGAGGTTTGATAAATCCTTTGGGTTCAATTATAAAAGTGATAACTGGTAACCTGGATCATGATGACGCAATTAAGTACGACGAACTTACTTCTAAATTAAATCGCAACCAAATTATTATATCAAAGAAATTGACAATTGTCTCTAAAATGTTTGATAGTTTTATTAATGTAACTGAAACAATGAATGTGAACTCTGTTCATTTTCATAACCGTTTAACAAAGGTTGAAACATTACTCAAAGATTTAGCTGCCAAACAAAACAATTGGATTTTCATAACTTATCTTACAGGATTATTTAGTGTATTTACAAGTAGTTTTCGTGCTATCTTTGTTAGACTGAGTGAAATTGAAACAGCATTAGCGTTAAGTAAAATCTCTATTTTGCATCAGTCAATTGTGAACTCTACAGAATTATTGTatcatttaaatgtaatttccaACTC TAAAACCCTAGCTATCATTCCCAAATATCCTTACCTTTTGGCGAAAGGAATCAAATACTTACCGCTTGTTAAACCATGTCAGTCATTTTCTACCGGCAATCAGTTCCTGTGTACTGCAGACAACCGAGCGTTGTATTATGAACTCACCTGTATAGAGCAGCTTATGAAATTCGAAGATGACCTTATTTCCTGCAAGCAGCATCAGGTCCAGATCGAAAAGATTAAGGTTCAGCAAATCAACCCAAATAGCTGGCTCCTCTATAGTAGACTGAGGACGACACTGACGAAGCGATGCGGCCATGAGGTCAGCAAACAACTTGTATTTGGCACTTACCTGATCACAATCGACGAACCGTGTGAGCTAGAAATTTATGGAATTCGCCTCCACCATCGCACTATTGTAGAATCAGATAATATGAAGAGAATTCCAATTATTACACTCCCTCAGTTAAAAGCAAACGCGACTCTATCCGGTGCAAGTGTAGTTAATATGGAAGAAATTAGTTTAGATGAAGTGAAATACATGGCCTTTTCATTAAAACATAGTGCTGTTGTTGAAAGTGTTTTAAACGATCAAAAGGACAGTAAATTCAGTGTAATTTTAGGATACCTGACATCAGgttttgtagttttaagtatttttgtgtTCTTATGTTATGTCTGGCTGAAATCGCCAAAATGTtcattatttaagaaaaatcatCGGAATGACTCTAAAAACGATCCCTCCGATAATTTTCCTCTTAGGGATGGAGGAGTTATGGCTCGGCCATCCGTTCTCGATTAG
- the LOC123874007 gene encoding uncharacterized protein LOC123874007, protein METAAVSSVPKEIVQLIPLFGGDKRQLNLYLRKCQYVIDRFKGSDEQNLYVFNVITSRLKDDAAALLSEREDIVTWSALKDLLIQHFGDPRSEACISVELESLKIYPGESFLDFCNRIQTVRSLLMSKVNACDDLEMKHSKAIIYNNTALNVFLYNLPEHMVRVIRLKAPTSLETALSMVLEEVNFTEQYKTRNRMHGNNQFTSSGSRPAIAQPFGYKPQLPSHSKFNFNNTQMKMPQMQGQGQPPKPVMGYRPQLGFQPQQFGIRPPHKLGYMSPQQFGYRPQQQFGYRPPQQFGYRPPQQFGYRPPQQFGYRPPQQFGYRPPQQFGYKPPQQFGYKPPQPQQPTNDVSMRTSQPKMQQGFKLNELTMTNEEDNLPFDDYDYDDQDNVYDPQLMCYPDYNIECEYANEQTDEPVSNSKPTDLEENNEENFCIAASKEIEKG, encoded by the coding sequence ATGGAAACAGCGGCCGTCTCATCCGTACCTAAAGAAATTGTGCAATTAATCCCTTTGTTTGGTGGTGATAAAAGAcaattaaatctttatttgcGAAAATGTCAATATGTGATTGATCGGTTTAAGGGGAGTGATGAACAAAATCTTTACGTTTTTAATGTTATAACGAGTCGCTTGAAAGATGATGCAGCTGCGCTTCTCTCCGAACGGGAGGACATTGTTACGTGGTCCGCATTAAAAGATTTGTTAATACAGCATTTTGGAGACCCGCGTAGCGAAGCTTGCATAAGTGTTGAGTTAgagtcattaaaaatttatccgGGTGAAAGTTTCCTCGACTTTTGTAATAGAATCCAAACTGTGCGTTCGTTATTGATGTCCAAAGTAAATGCATGCGACGACTTGGAGATGAAACATTCCAAGGCAATTATATATAATAACACAGCTCTTAACGTGTTTCTGTATAATCTTCCCGAACATATGGTTCGAGTTATTAGACTAAAGGCACCCACTTCCTTAGAAACGGCCTTGAGTATGGTGCTCGAGGAAGTGAACTTCACGGAACAGTACAAGACGCGTAATCGTATGCATGGTAATAACCAATTTACGAGTTCGGGTTCAAGGCCAGCGATCGCCCAACCGTTTGGTTACAAACCCCAACTACCATCTCATtccaaattcaattttaataacacTCAAATGAAGATGCCTCAAATGCAAGGTCAAGGTCAGCCACCAAAACCAGTCATGGGTTATAGACCCCAATTAGGTTTTCAGCCACAACAATTTGGGATTAGGCCCCCACATAAACTTGGGTACATGTCCCCACAACAATTTGGGTATAGGCCTCAACAACAATTTGGGTACAGGCCTCCACAACAATTCGGGTACAGGCCTCCACAACAATTCGGGTACAGGCCTCCACAACAATTCGGGTACAGGCCTCCACAACAGTTTGGGTACCGACCCCCACAACAATTTGGGTACAAACCCCCGCAGCAATTTGGGTATAAACCACCACAACCCCAACAACCAACTAACGACGTATCCATGAGGACATCACAGCCTAAAATGCAACAAGGTTTTAAGTTAAACGAATTAACTATGACTAACGAGGAAGACAACTTACCTTTTGACGATTATGACTATGACGATCAAGATAATGTTTATGACCCACAGTTAATGTGTTACCCGGACTATAATATAGAATGTGAATATGcgaacgaacagacagacgaacCAGTTTCCAACAGCAAGCCCACTGACCTTGAAGAAAATAATGAAGAAAATTTTTGCATAGCAGCCTCGAAGGAAATAGAGAAAGGATAG